Proteins encoded within one genomic window of Stigmatopora argus isolate UIUO_Sarg chromosome 21, RoL_Sarg_1.0, whole genome shotgun sequence:
- the LOC144066668 gene encoding uncharacterized protein LOC144066668 isoform X3, whose amino-acid sequence MSRLPRIIIIERDIKLSMQQPLLGLQLLTVCFSRALSKVLYLCHVCREKVLDEQIVEHLDSGDHRNNYRSSHPRTEPFPSEWTPKRKMWEHSDVGETVPLQMLNLPHRLLDTYQHLSYSQVMESLDVYHKLPKLLGDAVPKKIKLEKSQEEPQEKCPPPPDASEKSYKVHCQNCNMDLDTLEQYFLHVQYDKHKTRTKRIARPSHQKSSSHPQDLQGNGEEEAQALRHPSASQRRGGPPLAPCVVGRTLVQDVFRQLDERPLRHVPGASLMVLCYSSEAKCQAVVTCFVCHDAFPKWFLWKHLGSHKHLLQTLMHLNPWRLPFGWKKVPARKFLQSMVTLEEKERGWSRVALKVMDLPYSVMSGIDPPSYEKVMDLLESHHVVLKRNSKNLLWMISYCLNVPPCQTYSRRQENQTYPLLGRNFLVSHACLLSSREPECESLLCLMCGRRLSTHEGYAHVFSWEHVFTFLERFHPGSWTPQTDARALLQLATKAAGIHTVSHIQKIKLDRPIKEPCNYDRVKLILGSAKKRGGKGFTIPLILRQAPLVAQKSATPEKGRPSELKDAPLKNGNAGLAAAAKETEGGMGKRKSGHVPVAVKEEGAQKMASVDAGEEERRPKSSGDDTPCQETLAVNGQSPEQKRTTATLKEEEVSIQVDQNAPRCSLVRSTSVHGSHSAGGTASATARSADRRAGRVTTAPADVPVAQMSPGAPVLARPPAPPPPASTSQRASKSSRVTTSGTKPRTTSCESTAPPCSDRGLPETTKCTAPSAKTTPTAKSSDATTLSGGSAAAAAARTALPSRGNTVSPAPSTLPVGHGAPTTQTTVLPVTGHWNSSSPRPMALVCGAATFRRPSDAVTAANSGPGASVGVSAEAAAPAPARQKLDASARREKVGVERRRPSARHATAKPSNGKMKRRTLSKIGLSFIVAVKSDDRKQSYCTLCGIRLERSSHPTESIHLYNYMKRRFPELNEERLAAVQVEDFIFSMTKVEKHVGLRNFQTIRVSADEYNELSDLPEAQALQKLKTHFMVSSQTSMTSRPVWPPSSPADASETEARDGARSTAESPPGGSPDPGRRKIDDWDLFPEEKRAFSVTPLDSKPQTNEGEEAEMNVQTLDELRVGATEEKVAGPGEPRPWPSPSSGPQQAVGATDSEDVEDPGAPAKGGLSPLEPTGADVRGEFSPRSPGPEGSEGPEGPEGPEGPPASNANALHPLARCPNQSDSSLPHVAMDEEGLNASQVPVLWAGTRSNLSSFLWVRYHSKKPVIGLSSVYECRGTLKDSFYLCESCGQKFTLPQICPHVVSDEHRLKYMLGAYPHLLDSFWYDKELVQEMKVDILNDLMDKVAAQEASKNIDAKVVFLYQDWYQAVWKASFAEALDVLRRYTRRLAGASRQTANPTVERRQDGSADPCFPASPAPMTTTTTTPPPFRVKEERCEPPEKLTAAVAPFPIKTEPVSWEWPLHETPAPVRPEPSPLPATPESERANANPAGPERERTLCQRIGSEGKPHPTPSESRRGQSAAPSFEERRPGSTTSPSEDLYKRDCPDRKERPSVQMTWAERRGPERALLEEASTPKISRIKDEAALSGVGPPDAGKVPSARNVKTESVLSPSSVAGVAAPKPSTPLKDRLDPSRWKPFASPAPETEMAAAFRVKAGSVPSEPHAPASAVARLAETEASVAVKEEPAGRQRMPAGVRVVERALAAAPTISLDDGPHPKKRAAVERLDAPVGICAKEAPTGAFLPVKRRRLSSERTSPPTTLLPGHLAHGDASVTEKRNPALKKGPPEASSGSASAKSVNATRTGRWDSKTRKKSLPAEGAPPRESSSVASDESTAATVPRDGPDLHETGAEPSVAQSSSPKQMEVLQSTPTGYNRVSVKDPGATAECRRHADAAESVEDVTAQCHLDGDHRPTRAQPSNSGTHVCCERAPDGDNGAPAGNQKGDEVCALQLYFPQPAGHLTVPFSGGYPHVMGWVNQPFPQPLPQPLPPQQQYYYAFPWIQNAVTVSNNSTYLYNVPLPATLYPTAVPGGGGGGGGGVSDAGASGGGQVNDSVSQPSNPFVLAQYSQKN is encoded by the exons ATGA GCAGGCTTCCTCGCATCATCATTATTGAGCGAGACATCAAACTGAGCATGCAACAGCCCCTTCTAG GTTTGCAACTGCTGACGGTGTGTTTCAGCAGAGCGCTCTCCAAAGTTTTGTACCTCTGCCACGTCTGCCGGGAAAAGGTGCTTGACGAGCAAATAGTGGAGCACCTGGACTCCGGTGACCACCGAAACAACTACCGCTCT AGCCATCCGCGTACGGAGCCGTTTCCCTCTGAGTGGACGCCCAAGCGAAAAATGTGGGAGCATTCCGACGTCGGCGAGACGGTCCCGCTTCAG atgttaAATTTGCCTCACCGGCTCCTCGACACGTACCAACACTTGAGCTACTCCCAAG TGATGGAGTCGCTGGACGTGTACCATAAGCTCCCCAAACTGCTTGGAG ATGCTGTGCCAAAGAAAATCAAATTGGAAAAGAGCCAAGAAGAGCCTCAAGAAAAGTGTCCCCCTCCTCCGG ATGCTTCCGAGAAGTCGTACAAAGTCCATTGTCAG AACTGCAATATGGATTTGGACACATTGGAGCAGTATTTCCTGCATGTGCAATATGACAAACATAAGACG AGGACAAAGCGCATCGCCAGACCAAGTCACCAGAAGTCGTCGTCTCATCCGCAAGACTTGCAAGGCAACGGCGAGGAGGAGGCCCAAGCTCTTCGGCACCCGAGCGCCAGCCAAAGACGAGGTGGCCCACCACTCGCGCCATGCGTCGTCGGTCGGACGCTGGTTCAGGACGTATTCCGTCAACTGGACGAGCGGCCCCTGCGGCACGTGCCAG GCGCCTCCTTGATGGTCTTGTGCTACAGTTCGGAGGCCAAGTGCCAGGCCGTCGTCACTTGTTTCGTCTGCCACGACGCCTTTCCCAAGTGGTTCCTCTGGAAACATTTGGGATCACACAAGCACCTGCTACAGACGctg ATGCATCTGAATCCCTGGCGATTGCCATTCGGTTGGAAGAAAGTTCCCGCAAGGAAATTTTTGCAGTCCATGGTCACTCTggaggagaaagagagaggctgGAGTCGGGTTGCTCTTAAG GTGATGGATTTGCCCTACTCGGTGATGAGCGGCATCGACCCGCCCAGTTACGAGAAAG TGATGGACCTACTCGAGAGTCACCACGTTGTTTTAAAGCGGAACAGTAAGAACTTGTTGTGGATGATTTCCTATTGTTTGAATG taCCGCCGTGCCAAACCTACAGCCGCCGACAGGAAAACCAGACGTATCCCCTTCTGG GGCGCAATTTCCTGGTGTCGCACGCGTGCCTTCTGTCGTCCCGCGAGCCCGAGTGCGAGTCGTTGCTGTGTCTGATGTGCGGGAGGCGTTTGTCCACCCATGAGGGCTACGCTCACGTCTTCAGTTGGGAGCACGTCTTCACCTTTCTC GAGCGCTTCCACCCGGGCTCCTGGACTCCCCAGACCGACGCCAGAGCGTTACTGCAGCTGGCGACAAAGGCCGCCGGGATTCACACCGTGTCGCATATACAG AAAATTAAGTTGGATCGGCCCATCAAGGAACCTTGCAATTACGACAGAG TGAAGCTGATCCTGGGTTCGGCAAAGAAGAGGGGCGGCAAGGGCTTCACCATACCCCTCATCCTGCGCCAAGCGCCGCTGG TTGCCCAAAAATCCGCCACCCCGGAAAAGGGTCGGCCAAGCGAGTTGAAGGACGCCCCTTTGAAAAATGGCAACGCCGGTCTCGCCGCCGCGGCCAAAGAGACGGAAGGTGGGATGGGAAAACGGAAGAGTGGCCATGTTCCGGTCGCAGTAAAGGAAGAAGGGGCGCAAAAGATGGCAAGTGTTGACGCCGGGGAGGAAGAGAGGCGCCCAAAAAGCTCCGGAGACGACACCCCGTGCCAGGAAACTTTGGCAGTAAATGGCCAGAGCCCTGAACAAAAGAGGACCACGGCCACCTTGAAAGAGGAGGAGGTCAGCATCCAAGTGGACCAAAATGCCCCTAGATGTAGCCTCGTCCGCTCAACGAGCGTCCACGGAAGCCACTCGGCCGGAGGTACGGCGAGCGCCACCGCTCGCTCCGCCGACCGCCGTGCCGGCAGAGTTACGACGGCCCCCGCGGATGTCCCGGTGGCCCAAATGAGTCCCGGCGCTCCCGTTCTCGCCCGTCCGCcggcgccgccaccgccggcgTCTACGAGCCAGCGTGCGAGTAAATCCAGCAGAGTGACCACGTCGGGGACCAAGCCCCGTACGACCAGCTGCGAGTCCACGGCGCCGCCTTGTTCCGACCGTGGCCTTCCGGAAACGACCAAATGTACGGCGCCCTCTGCCAAGACCACGCCGACCGCAAAATCATCTGACGCGACAACGTTGTCCGGCGgaagcgccgccgccgccgccgctcggaCCGCTCTACCCTCGAGGGGTAATACAGTTAGTCCCGCCCCGTCCACGTTACCAGTCGGCCACGGTGCCCCCACCACCCAAACTACGGTGCTTCCTGTCACGGGGCATTGGAATAGCTCCTCGCCGCGGCCGATGGCACTCGTTTGCGGAGCGGCGACCTTCCGCCGTCCTTCAGACGCGGTCACTGCGGCAAACTCTGGCCCCGGAGCCTCCGTGGGCGTTTCGGCCgaggcggcggcgccggcgccggcACGGCAAAAATTGGACGCTTCCGCCAGACGGGAGAAAGTGGGCGTAGAACGTCGCCGTCCTTCCGCCAGACACGCCACGGCCAAGCCGTCCAACGGCAAAATGAAGCGGCGAACGCTTTCTAAAattg gtctAAGCTTTATAGTGGCCGTCAAGAGTGATGACAGAAAGCAGTCCTACTGCACCCTCTGCGGCATCCGATTGGAACGTTCCAGTCACCCCACGGAAAGCATTCATCTCTACAACTAtatg AAACGGAGGTTTCCAGAGTTGAACGAAGAGCGCTTGGCGGCCGTCCAGGTGGAAGACTTTATATTCAGCATGACCAAGGTGGAGAAGCATGTGGGACTTCGAAACTTCCAG ACCATAAGAGTGAGCGCCGACGAGTACAACGAGCTGTCTGATCTCCCCGAGGCCCAAG ctttacaGAAACTGAAGACTCATTtcatggtttcctcccaaactTCGATGACTTCACGACCAGTTTGGCCCCCTTCAAGTCCGGCGGATG CGTCCGAGACGGAGGCTCGCGACGGCGCTCGCTCCACGGCCGAGAGCCCCCCCGGGGGGAGCCCCGACCCCGGGCGGCGGAAGATTGACGATTGGGATCTGTTTCCCGAAGAAAAAAGGGCGTTTTCCGTGACCCCCCTGGACTCAAAACCACAGACCAATGAGGGAGAGGAAGCTGAGATGAACGTGCAAACCTTAGATGAGCTGCGCGTTGGCGCCACGGAGGAGAAGGTGGCGGGCCCGGGTGAGCCCCGGCCCTGGCCATCGCCGTCATCGGGCCCGCAACAAGCCGTCGGCGCCACCGACTCCGAGGACGTGGAGGACCCGGGAGCTCCCGCTAAGGGGGGCCTCTCTCCTTTGGAACCGACGGGAGCGGACGTGCGTGGGGAATTCTCCCCTCGGTCGCCGGGACCGGAGGGATCGGAGGGACCGGAGGGACCGGAGGGACCGGAGGGACCTCCCGCGTCCAACGCAAACGCGCTCCATCCGCTTGCGAGATGCCCAAATCAAAGCGACTCTTCTCTGCCTCACGTGGCAATGGATGAAGAAGGATTAAACGCTTCCCAGGTGCCCGTTCTGTGGGCAG gAACTAGAAGTAACTTGAGTTCGTTCTTGTGGGTGAGGTACCACTCCAAGAAGCCCGTCATAG GTCTGTCGTCCGTGTACGAGTGCCGTGGGACACTGAAGGATTCCTTTTACTTGTGCGAGAGCTGCGGCCAAAAATTCACCCTCCCCCAAATTTGCCCGCACGTGGTGAGCGACGAGCATCGGCTCAAGTACATG CTAGGAGCGTATCCTCATCTCTTGGATTCCTTTTGGTACGACAAGGAATTGGTACAGGAGATGAAAGTGGATATCCTCAATGACCTGATGGATAAAGTGGCAGCGCAGGAGGCTTCCAAGAATATCGACGCCaag GTTGTATTCCTCTATCAAGATTGGTACCAGGCTGTGTGGAAGGCTTCATTTGCAGAAG CACTGGACGTGCTGCGGCGATACACCCGTCGGCTCGCCGGGGCATCCCGACAAACGG CAAACCCCACGGTCGAGCGGCGCCAAGATGGCTCGGCGGACCCTTGTTTTCCCGCCTCTCCCGCgccgatgacgacgacgacgacgacgccgcCTCCCTTCCGAGTGAAGGAAGAGCGATGCGAGCCTCCCGAAAAGCTGACCGCCGCGGTGGCTCCTTTTCCAATCAAGACCGAGCCCGTGTCCTGGGAGTGGCCGCTCCATGAAACGCCCGCTCCCGTGCGCCCGGAGCCGTCTCCTTTGCCGGCGACGCCGGAGTCCGAAAGGGCAAACGCCAATCCCGCGGGGCCGGAACGTGAAAGGACTCTCTGCCAGCGGATTGGCTCGGAAGGGAAGCCCCACCCGACGCCTTCGGAGTCCCGCCGCGGCCAAAGCGCCGCTCCCTCTTTTGAGGAACGGAGGCCCGGATCCACGACTTCGCCGTCCGAAGATTTATACAAAAGGGACTGTCCGGATCGTAAGGAGCGCCCCAGCGTCCAAATGACGTGGGCCGAGCGCCGAGGTCCCGAAAGGGCGCTTCTGGAAGAAGCTTCAACGCCAAAGATCAGCCGCATAAAAGACGAAGCGGCCCTCTCGGGCGTCGGACCTCCGGACGCGGGGAAAGTGCCGTCTGCTCGTAACGTCAAGACGGAAAGTGTGCTCTCTCCTTCAAGCGTGGCTGGCGTTGCGGCGCCTAAACCCAGTACCCCACTGAAAGACCGGCTCGATCCCTCCAGATGGAAGCCTTTTGCGAGTCCTGCCCCAGAGACCGAGATGGCGGCCGCTTTTCGGGTCAAAGCGGGAAGCGTTCCCTCGGAGCCGCACGCGCCCGCTTCCGCCGTGGCTCGGCTTGCGGAGACCGAAGCGAGCGTCGCCGTGAAAGAGGAGCCCGCCGGCCGCCAACGGATGCCCGCCGGTGTTCGCGTGGTGGAACGGGCACTCGCCGCGGCGCCAACAATTTCTCTAGACGATGGCCCTCACCCCAAGAAAAGAGCAGCCGTCGAGCGTCTGGACGCGCCCGTCGGGATTTGCGCCAAAGAGGCCCCGACGGGCGCATTTCTGCCGGTCAAACGCAGACGCCTGTCGTCGGAACGGACCTCCCCCCCGACCACGCTCCTCCCCGGGCACCTGGCCCACGGTGACGCCTCCGTGACGGAAAAGAGGAACCCCGCTTTGAAGAAAGGTCCCCCCGAGGCGTCTAGCGGCTCGGCGTCCGCCAAGTCCGTCAACGCGACGAGGACCGGCAGATGGGATTCAAAGACTCGTAAGAAAAGTCTGCCGGCCGAGGGCGCCCCGCCCCGAGAGTCGTCGTCTGTCGCGAGCGACGAGTCGACCGCCGCGACCGTTCCCCGTGACGGCCCGGATTTGCACGAGACCGGCGCCGAACCTTCAGTGGCCCAAAGCTCATCTCCCAAACAAATGGAAGTGCTTCAGAGCACGCCGACGGGATACAATCGCGTGTCGGTCAAGGACCCCGGAGCGACGGCGGAGTGTCGGCGCCATGCCGATGCAGCGGAAAGCGTCGAAGACGTCACGGCGCAGTGTCATTTAGACGGCGACCACCGTCCCACTCGAGCTCAGCCGTCCAATTCCGGCACTCACGTGTGTTGTGAGCGTGCGCCAGATGGGGATAACGGAGCGCCAGCCGGAAATCAAAAAGGAGACGAGGTTTGCGCACTGCAGCTTTACTTCCCGCAGCCGGCCGGCCATTTGACGGTGCCGTTTTCTGGTGGCTATCCACACGTGATGGGATGGGTCAACCAGCCGTTTCCGCAGCCGTTGCCGCAGCCGCTCCCACCGCAACAGCAGTACTACTACGCTTTTCCTTGGATTCAAAATGCCGTAACTGTGAGCAACAATTCCACGTACCTGTATAACGTTCCCCTCCCAGCGACGCTCTACCCCACGGCAGTTcctggcggcggtggcggtggcggtggcggtgtcAGTGATGCCGGCGCTAGCGGCGGGGGCCAAGTGAACGACAGCGTTTCTCAGCCAAGTAATCCATTTGTACTGGCTCAGTACTCACAAAAGAACTAA